Within Primulina tabacum isolate GXHZ01 chromosome 5, ASM2559414v2, whole genome shotgun sequence, the genomic segment tatgATTTTAAGACCTTGAAGCTTTCCCCTGAGGTCTTCTTGTTTCTTTCTTGCTGATTCTGAGTGAATGAaggatttaatatatatatcatgcatggcaAGGATAGGTGGCTCCTTCCTTGTCCAgcacgtctcgtgcatatgcgcgaccttcctcggcgcatatgcgcgagacctactggtctcggccttcAAGAGTTCTAccgctcacgcatatgcgcgccctgaccccgcgcatatgcgcgagacctactgtctcgacaCTTGTATCTTtcaactgctcgcgcatatgcgcgtcctcttctcgcgcatatgcgcgaggttctctgccatgctcgcgcatatgcgcgaggggttctgtCCTCACACATATCTCAGGTCTTCTTTTGTCTTTTCCGTCggttcctttccgtctataatcacatcaattatcaattaatcatttcagattacaataataaaatatcgggcattacaattcttttcttttatagttgaacaacaaaaacaaaaatgttactTGAGATCATGTCTCGATACAACTTGTGACCCGAACCCCAGTCACCACATTAACCCCGAGAGACGGAAATTCGATAACCCTAGCTACAATAAGAATTACAATAGGCAAACAAGTGGATatagtgtttttttttaaagaaaaattaataTTGAACGGTTGTaagataattatattaattggtCATGGTCTAGTAGAATCataaaatcaatatcaatttaataaaatagcgtTAATCATTGTTGTGCGGCGGCGTCTCACATGCATGGTATTATCATGTGTTTGTTCGTTACGTTGTGGCTTTATCGATATTTATTATTGAAAAGGAAATAATGATTGGCCATTTGAAATAGAACATATCATTTTAAATTGACCCTTTCCACGTATCAAACATTTATTTATCTCTAAATCTAATTCATTAATCCAAACGCTCTCACGACTCAACTTGCGTCGTGTGATTTTATACATCTGCATAAGTGagattttgatttggtttgatCTTAAAAAGATGATGATGAAAGACCACCACTTTTTTTACAAACATCTCCCTATTAGCAAATGAACAAAAGCTGCATTtcattttaagttttaaaaacaatatattttaaattggcttttattgaatttataatgctTGCAAAATTCGAACGCACAATGGCCAAAGTGGTTCCCTATCTCATCAAGGGAAGACGATGATATATGatcttggacaatcctctccCTTGAGCTAAATTTTGggattgagttaggtccaagtttcaATTTTAATATGGTATTAGAGCGCAGTTTTCACAGTTATGTGTTGGACATCCCATAGTTGAGTCACTCATTCTGtccataattgggtcatttgtaaactttacGTTCTAGATGTTCATTCCTGGATGTGAAGAGGTGTGTTAGTTGTCTCACATTGGTTGGATAAAATACATGAGAGTTTTATATACGGTCTTGGACAATTCTCCcctttgagctagcttttggggttgagttaggtccaaattctaatcttaacaaTTATCCCTTGACGTAATGTTTGATCCAACATAATTCcattttttaagaattttaaagttgAACAAAATTAGATTTTGAAATTCACGTTTCATCCACCTAGATAacttataataaaaattagatacatatatttttctaaaaatatttaaaccaCTGATCACTGGGATATCAACTAACTAAAATAGAAGATTTCGAAGTAGAATCATGGATTCGTGTTTTAGAAGCATTTCCTTTCCATCGACAACGTTTAAATAATTCTTTGTGGTCCTAAGCAATGTCCTAATTATAAACAAGCAGTAGTGTTAGACTGTCAACAGCTACCAAAGGTTTTGCGACATCACAAAAACAGTGGACTCCATAGCAACAAAACTGTGTGCTTCGCCTGAAAAATTAAAGGATAGGGGGACCACAATAGTAATGGCGAGATGGCTTGTCTTCAATGAAAATGGCTATCGATTTGATGGTATACTGCCATTAATCaagcattatatatatatatatatatatatataggtgaaTCCCGAGATAATGCAGTACCTGCAAATCAAGTTAATCGGGTAAATTGCACTGGACAAACCTTGTGCGACGTACTCGTTCGAAGAATTGTTGATAGAAAGAATCGAACGTATGACTATTGATCATTCACATATTCCATCAAACTTGGACTCTTCCTGAAAGACATAAATTGTGTAGATGAATTCATGTTTGGATCCAACATAAAATATAAGTAACTCATATGATCAATAATACAAGATATATAGGAAGATGGACTTAACCAGATTAAAATATGCAATCAAATAAACTAATACCGTGATTTATTATACTTGTCATCTATCATCATCATTGGTCCAAATTTATGGAATTCATGTTTAACCctccataaaacatttttctacAGTGAGCATTGAATCTACCTATCAAATGGCAAAGGAATGGGTTTAATCAATTCCAAGACCCAATCCGTCGAGAAAAAATTGGAACCAAATCTTCCCCTTCCTTTTTTTAGCCTCACCCCGTCTTGGACAAAATCCGACGGGTTCAATTTGGATTGGTCTCGTGATCTTAAAAACTAAACGTAATAAGacataacatgtcaaaacatgtatcaacatattatcatatacgtgttcattttctttaattgaattcagtttatttgtgactttcgtatcagttcTATTCGATaaatccatctacgtataaccaggATACCCGGCGACGGCATATCGACGACAATATTACACATCCACTGAGTCttgaccttacatatcatcgtatacatatacatgttaGTCACAAGCAACTCTCAtgcttcaaaacatgtcatcatattcatcgcttatcaaaatcatgcatatacgtaactttccttaaaatcaagcatgcaacgtatttttcataaaaagtcataaacgtgataacataaatatttaaaacatgtcaaaacgtgtTTATGACACTGCCAGAACTGTTAATacgacccgggtgcaaaatgatcattttactcATGTAatccctaattgaccattttatccCTGGACCTCAAATTTTCAACCCGAAACCTACCAAACTCCTTGTCAAAACATTATATTACAACTTATTTATCTGGGTTTAGATCCAGTACTATTTAGAGTTTAGATCTGCCCTGAGAATAATATATAATGTAGGTTAAAACTAAACTCTGTCCACACATTTTTTTGTTACGGAAATTGTCCCTTTTGGTTATATTTTTTTGAACCCATTTTTCTAAtctacaaaataaaacaaaccaAGCCATTACAGTTTTTCATCTGCCAAAACATGTGCCCCTCGTTGAACTCActccaaatatataattatttaatatgatttaattttttccaCGATCTAAAATATGGTCACtatattatatttctgatcAGTACTCCACACaccaattaaaatatatatgtgcACAAGAATAAAATGTTACTATTTATAATAAGGAAAAAATGGTCAAATTTTATACAAAATAGaataataagttaattcaaTCAATAAaccacaataacaataagtgaAATCATATGCATACTCCTAATTTCACACACTACTCCGACTTTATCTTTTGTTCTATAAGTTGACAATATGAATCTTTTGTTTTGtataagtaatttttttaatgattctCAATCCCTAAATTAGATTGCCAAAAacttcatattttcaaaactactcaattattatcataattaaaattaaaactatTGTAGATTAAACTAAATATTACTGCTACACTTATTTCATCTTAATTATGCATTagttctttctttcttttttcaaatcaaaaaacgttgcatttttttttataatcgacaaaaacttgtgtgagacggtctcacaactcttattttgtgagacggatctcttattcagttcatccatgaaaaagtattactttttttatgTTAAGTGTATTaattgacacgtctcacagataaagattcgtgagaccgtcacaCAAAAGACCTcctatttataatttatcacaTATCTTCTTTAGTTTCTACAAAGAAACTTAATTATTTCAATTAATCATGGTATCCAATATAaagaaatataaataatattggtttcttaaaataaaatgttgtttatcaaatttattatttaaatattttttaaaagaatttactTAAAAAAAGAGCTTACATTAATTAAATCTTAATATTTAGAATTTATGCACATAAAATAGATGAGATCAAAATAATAactttaatttataaaaaaaattaatttagtcACTAGtggatatattatattattgtagaaaaattataaaataccttaattttaatttcaaatttaatatattttgcatTTTATTCTCAAGCTTGtggaattaaaaattttgacaccttaaaattattaaatatttcgaatttttttaaaaaaaaaattaatgcgCTTTATTTTTACTTatggtttaattattttatattatatttatatatataaaaagtcATCACTAACTTTtcaaacatgtttttttttgttatcaTACAAATATATTACATTTaaggttttttttataaatcaacattttataataataaacagTAATGAAATGTATGGatcaagaaaagaaaaaagaaagtaatagataaaaaataaaaaaaggcaAGTAAAGCGCATTTAACAAAACATAGAGCATAAATATCATTCTCCTAAGTCCTAACAATAATCTCCCCAATTCTTTTATCCTAAAACAATGTTCATTTTATATCTCAATGTATACACACTATTTCATAAACTCAACCAAAGTCCAAACACTCCATCATCCTATAATCGCACAACCGAACATATCGTCTTTTTTCTCTCTCATTCCtaccatgaaaaataaatttaaatttttgataGATTACTAGCAATTTAAATCAAGATGGCTCTCAACTTTTATCGATTTGTAATTGGTGTTCACAAGCCAAAAAAGTACGTTGCGGCCTTAAACAATCGCTGGATTACCGGTATTGTAGAATCCGTGGCGACCTATATTTACATGCAAGAACAATTAATAGATTTTCAGCATTTCCTGTTACACTAATGACTTTGCAGTAAGCAGGTCGAGGAAAATTCGAAACTAACGTCCTCGCGCTAAATCTAAAGGGCTTAATTTATTTGGGGTTGTGGGGGCTATATCTAAATATGTAGACCTCAAACGATTGAAAATGAGTTGCGGCTTTTGGACCCTAGCACAAGGGCAAGGATCCAAGCAACCGCTGTTTGAAGTTGATTCAATACTGCAAAAAAGGGATGGGACATCAATTTGATAGATTAGAGAAACCGGGAAATGACAGGGACATCGTTTTGCGCATATCCAAATCCGcaatatatatacaaatatatatataaataatcttGTACAGAATTCAAGTCTAGAGGCTGATTATTGTAAACTCATTTAAACGCTGGAGTTCAATCTATTTGGTAAATTAGGAAAATAATTCTGAAAATTGAGTTAAATTCAGGATTACATACCTGGGGTTGCAGCTCAGCTCACGAAACTAGCCTAAAACCTTTGAATGTAAAGTGTGaacaataataatttttgttCTACCTTGCTACAAGCAATTGCAATACCGAGCGGTGATCATGCTCGTGATAATCTTATGTATCACTAGCGAGTCTATTGCTATACAAAGTCAATAAAAACATGGATAATTATATATGCAAAGAAGAATAGAAGCGCTAGTTTAACATTTAATTTTTTCCAGAGGAAAAGGTTCAAATTCTTTCCACAGTTGCGCAATCTTTTAAAATACCCAACATGACTTTTCAGCATATATTATATCTAAATACGAAATGATATCCCCTCAAAAGCTAGTGCTTTGTTAACAGATGTTTGTGTAACAAAGTTAATGTCGTTTCATGTTAAAGAACAGCAGTTGTATTATCCACCGACGCGATGAGATCTTCCCCTAAATACCCCACCAGTAGTTCTGTCAGGCTGAGGTGCGCTGTTTGCTGGAGCACCAATTCTCCACCTTGCCACTATTTTATGTCTGAATACAGATTAAAGAAGCCAGGGAGGAAATCAGAAGGTTTTCATGTTTCCAAGGGAACGAGGGTATTATTTGTGTCATTTCAGTCCCACCACTCCTAACCTTTTTTCTTGTACTAATTCTAGGCACTACACCAGAATATTGGGGATAACAAAGTTAAGCGAGAAAACGCATGAGCCGACATGGCATGTTCATGGTATAACAACATCTTGAGACAAAACACAttggaaaatgatttttaaccTGGTGCAACTGATTATGTGAAGCTTGTGCTGGCACAAGCACTTGTTTGTGTGTGATCGAGAACAGACAACAAGAAAAGGATACATCAAATTTGGCGTCTTCAGTATATTCTTCCCACCAGCAAGCGGATGAAGCACAGTTAGGAAGTAATAAAGATGCCCAGCAATAATACCCAAAAGATCTGGTGCAATCGGAGAACCAAAGATGGTATCTAAACAAAGCATTGCCCAGGGCAAGTAAAATGCCTAAGCCAAAAAAGAAAGTAACAATGAGCCCAATATGAAAGAAGAAACCAAGAAACTTTGTCGTTGAGAAACCCCAAATAAGAATTAAATTACCTTAAGAGTTACAAGGCCATAAAGGTTGATGCTGGCATTTGGATATTCTCTACTCCATACATACAGAAGCATGAATACAAGTGATACGCCTAAGTAAGGGGACCAGAAGAAGGGTATGGCAGATAGAGCCTATACAAGCAAAAAAGTGCATATGTTATAGAACAGAATGAATAAAACAAAGAAATAGCCATGTTAACTTCTTAAAGCTAAGTGGCCTTCAAAATGATGAGAATGATGCTATAAGAGGAACAGTCAATCGAAAAGGGGGGGGAACAATACGGGAACGTATAATAGAACCTCTTTTCATGGGATCGGCTTCTCGATGAAGACAGAAAGGGTACATAAAATATGAAGTCCTAAAGAGAGGGGGGAGGATAGAGGAGAGTCTTGATATACCAATATAGAAAAAGCTCCAAACAACATCATCCACAAGAAATCAGCTGTTCTTCTTTGAAAAGGTCCACTTTCCAATTGAACTCCGTATCTTGCTCTACAGCATCAGAAAGTAATGATGAAGGCACTATTCAACAAATATCTCGATCTAAAGTAATTAGAGAAGGTAAATCTTCAAATAAGACATAGTTATTATCATTGTATTGCAACATACATCATTAAGAGGCGAATCCCAAAATTGATGGAAAAGTTGCCTAGAAAAAAGAATGTGGTTATCAGCCGCCACACCTGACAATAAAGTTGAGATTCCATCAAAAAAATTGATTTCCAGATAACAAGTCCAAAATAAATCTCGAATCCAATACGAGTTTACATTACACGGTTACAATTACTATATTCGTTTTCATTTTATTACGAAAGATACGTTTGTGCGTGGGTGAGAAAGAAGAGAGTGGGATTTTTAGTATGACACAATTTGTAAACATGAAATTTTGAAGGATAGGTTGCGTTGACTTAAGTGTCGAGTGAAACACAAACTTGCAAAATGCAATAGATCCTACcactaaaaaaatttatagttgCTTAACTGTCATGCTGCAGTAATAATTGCATTTGTATTGCATGCACCCCTGTGGTATGGCGCAAAATGATTTGGAGCCAGGAAAAACGAGAAAAGATAAACtagattttataaaattagctGATTCATAATCCACACTCATACATTCACGATGACTTTAACGAACTATTTTATTAAACAATACAAGGATGTATTAATTTGATAATCACTGCAAATGTATTCTATAAACTTATTTAATATCAAACACGTTAGGAGGGCAGCTAAAATAAGAAATAAGTTCACCTCAAAACGGAAGAACACCAGATAAGGGATCATTGCAAGTTGTTGTCCGTTGAGCAGCCCAATTTGACA encodes:
- the LOC142546114 gene encoding derlin-1 is translated as MSSPAEYYKSLPPIAKAYGTACLLVTIACQIGLLNGQQLAMIPYLVFFRFEVWRLITTFFFLGNFSINFGIRLLMIARYGVQLESGPFQRRTADFLWMMLFGAFSILALSAIPFFWSPYLGVSLVFMLLYVWSREYPNASINLYGLVTLKAFYLPWAMLCLDTIFGSPIAPDLLGIIAGHLYYFLTVLHPLAGGKNILKTPNLIHKIVARWRIGAPANSAPQPDRTTGGVFRGRSHRVGG